Proteins found in one Pseudomonadota bacterium genomic segment:
- a CDS encoding DUF3494 domain-containing protein: GVKTASFAPTTALDSGIVYTAKITIGATDLAGNPLAVDKEWTFTTGASADSTPPTVLTTNPADNATEVFTTQSVSATFSEPMDPSTIITDNFTLSDGVNAPLACTLTYSGTTVTYTPVNNLETDTNYTATIAGVVKDLAGNQLGNETSWNFTTAATVMVGPQSPVLGEADRFIILASQKVTTTGSTASALTGGDMGILDQARSYYEGFVTGAGAGQVDELTGGLSYAHDDTDPALIPAPYASTIAFLNQARTDLGIAYDFLAADPNPAAATQVCPIQLGGQTLTRGVYKTAVNVLLTTGPLHLDAQGDPNAVFIFSIDGNFTAGAPSGAIILDNNAQARNVYFRTGGATAIEAGTSFYGNVFAWSQVNVLAGASITGRLFAVTDQVTLISDTITAP; encoded by the coding sequence CCGGCGTCAAAACTGCGAGCTTTGCGCCGACAACCGCTCTCGATTCCGGCATTGTTTATACCGCCAAAATTACTATTGGGGCCACGGATCTCGCAGGCAACCCACTGGCAGTTGACAAGGAATGGACCTTTACAACCGGTGCGAGCGCAGACAGCACCCCACCTACAGTTTTGACCACAAACCCTGCTGATAACGCCACAGAGGTGTTCACCACCCAGAGTGTTTCCGCTACCTTCAGTGAACCGATGGACCCCTCAACCATCATCACCGATAACTTTACTCTGTCAGATGGCGTCAATGCACCATTGGCATGTACTTTGACCTACTCAGGTACGACTGTGACCTACACGCCGGTCAACAATCTCGAAACCGACACCAACTATACCGCCACTATTGCCGGCGTAGTCAAAGACCTGGCAGGAAATCAACTGGGAAATGAAACATCCTGGAACTTTACCACCGCCGCGACAGTAATGGTCGGACCACAATCACCAGTACTTGGGGAAGCCGACAGATTCATAATTCTGGCCAGCCAGAAGGTCACCACCACCGGATCAACAGCCAGTGCGCTGACCGGTGGAGATATGGGAATTCTAGACCAGGCCCGCAGCTATTATGAGGGATTCGTGACAGGTGCAGGCGCAGGGCAAGTAGATGAGCTCACGGGTGGGTTGTCATATGCACACGATGATACTGATCCCGCTTTAATACCTGCACCGTATGCAAGCACTATTGCATTTTTAAATCAGGCCAGAACCGACTTGGGGATTGCCTATGACTTCCTTGCGGCTGACCCGAATCCGGCTGCAGCAACTCAGGTTTGCCCAATTCAGCTGGGCGGCCAGACCCTCACCCGGGGCGTCTACAAGACCGCGGTCAATGTATTATTAACCACCGGTCCTCTTCATCTCGATGCCCAGGGCGATCCGAATGCTGTCTTCATTTTCTCGATAGACGGCAATTTTACCGCCGGCGCTCCAAGCGGCGCAATCATCCTCGATAATAACGCACAGGCCAGGAACGTCTATTTCAGGACGGGCGGCGCCACAGCCATTGAAGCGGGCACCAGCTTCTACGGAAACGTCTTCGCCTGGTCACAGGTAAACGTGCTGGCCGGTGCCAGCATAACGGGCAGATTGTTTGCGGTAACCGATCAAGTCACCTTGATTTCTGATACCATTACTGCCCCGTAA